The uncultured Bacteroides sp. genome includes the window ATAAATTCGAAAGGATTCAACACATCGGCCGTGCTTGGTTTCGTTAATACCCTGGAAGAAATACTAAAGAAAGAGAGGCCGACACACATCGGCGTAGCCTTCGACCCCGCCGGGCCCACCTTTCGCCACATAGCTTACGAGCAATATAAGGCTCAACGTGAAGAAACACCGGAAGCCATCCGCCTGTCCGTGCCCATTATCAAAGAGATCATCCGCAGCTACAGGATTCCTATTCTTGAAGTGTCCGGCTATGAGGCAGACGACGTTATAGGCACACTGGCCACCGAGGCCGGAAAGCAGGGAATAACCACCTACATGATGACTCCCGACAAAGATTACGGTCAGCTGGTTACCGGCAATGTCTTTATGTATCGCCCCAAATATGGCGACAAAGAGTTCGAGGTGATGGGTGTGGAAGAGATAAAAGCAAAATTCGATATCCAATCGCCGGCACAAGTAATTGATATGCTGGGACTGATGGGCGATTCTTCGGACAACATTCCGGGATGCCCGGGTGTGGGAGAGAAAACAGCACAAAAACTTATCGCCGAATTCGGAAGCATCGAAAACCTGCTAGAACATACCGACCAGCTAAAGGGTGCACTCAAAACAAAAGTGGAAACAAACAAGGAGATGATCATCTTCTCCAAATTTCTGGCCACTATCAAAACAGATGTGCCCATTGCACTTAATATGGATTCGCTCGTTCGGGAAGAAGCAGACGAAGAATCACTCCGCAAGATTTTCGAGGAGATGGAATTCCGAAACCTGATAGATCGGGTATTCAAAAAAGAGGAACCCAACAATACACCAAGCGGCGAAACCTCTTCAACGGCAAAACGAAGCAAGCAAACAGAAGCTCCGGGTGCTCCCGTTCAAGGCGATCTCTTTGGCGTATTTACGCCCAACGATGCAGTCGATGAAATTAAAACGAATCTAGAGCGGTTAGATCTTTCGATAATAGACTACCAACTCATTGATAATCAGGATAAAAGGAGCTCAATAATTAAAAAGTTACTGACAAAGGAAATTCTCTCGTTAGATACGGAAACTACCGGAACAGACCCAATGGAGGCTGAGCTCGTAGGAATGAGCTTTAGCTATGCCGAAAATCAGGCTTACTATGTACCCGTGCCTCCCGATCGGGAAGAAGCGTTAAAGATTGTAAATGAATTCCGCCCGGTCTTCGAAAATGAGCAATCGCTCAAAGTTGGCCAGAACATTAAGTACGATATGCTCATCTTGCAAAATTATGGTGTGGAGGTAAAAGGGAAACTATTCGACACCATGGTGGCACATTATGTTTTGCAACCGGAACTGAGACATGGCATGGACTATCTGGCGGAAATCTACCTGCACTATCAAACAGTGCACATCGAAGAGCTGATCGGAGCAAAAGGGAAAAACCAAAAAAACATGCGAGACCTCTCTCCCGAAGAAGTGTACCTGTATGCTTGCGAAGATGCGGACGTAACGCTCAAGCTAAAAAATATTCTGGAGAAAGAACTGAAAGCCAATGATGCGGAGAAACTATTTTATGAAATAGAGATGCCGCTTGTTCCGGTATTGGTCGATATTGAAAGTAACGGAGTGAGACTGGACACGGAAGCCCTGAAACAATCGTCCGAACTTTTCACCAAACGACTCCGGACGCTGGAGCAAGAGATATACAAGCACGCCGACCGGGAATTTAATATTGCATCGCCCAAGCAGGTAGGCGAAGTGCTGTTCGACAAACTAAAGATAGTAGAGAAAGCCAAGAAGACAAAAACCGGACAGTACGTTACCTCGGAGGAGGTACTCGAAAGCATGCGCCACAAGCATGAGATAGTAGAGAAGATCTTAGCATACAGAGGATTGAAAAAGCTACTAGGCACGTACGTAGACGCTCTTCCGCTATTGATCAACCCCAAAACAGGAAGGGTGCATACCTCGTTTAACCAAACGGTGACCTCAACCGGCAGACTGAGTTCCAGCAACCCGAACCTGCAAAATATTCCTATCCGCGATGAAGACGGTAAGGAGATTCGCAAAGCTTTTATACCAGACGACGATTGTCTGTTTTTCTCGGCCGACTATTCGCAGATTGAACTACGCATCATGGCACACCTTAGTGAAGACAAAAACATGATCGATGCCTTTCTGAGCGGATACGACATCCATGCCGCCACGGCTGCCAAGATTTACAAAACAGACATCAGTGAAGTAAACCCGGATATGCGCCGCAAGGCCAAAACAGCCAACTTCGGCATCATCTACGGCATATCGGTATTCGGACTGGCAGAGCGGATGAACGTAGACCGGAAAGAAGCAAAAGAGCTGATAGAGGGCTATTTCGCCACCTATCCTCGCGTAAGGGCATATATGGATAAGAGCATTGAAGTGGCCCGGGAGAAAGGATACGTAGAGACGATCTTTCACCGGAAACGTTTTTTGCCGGACATTAACTCTAGAAACGCTACGGTAAGAGGCTATGCAGAACGAAATGCCATTAATGCACCCATACAGGGAAGTGCCGCAGACATTATAAAAGTGGCCATGGCAGGCATCTACAAGCGATTTAGAGAAGAAAACCTAAAGGCTAAAATGATTCTGCAGGTGCACGATGAGTTGAACTTCAGTGTGCCGCTTGCCGAAAAAGAATACGTGCAGCAAATAGTGATCGAAGAGATGGAGAATGCTTACCGGATGCACGTGCCACTCAAAGCAGATTACGGATGGGGAGCCAACTGGCTCGAAGCCCATTGACGAGTGGTAAAACACCCCATAACAAGCACTTAACAGACCAATCCCGCCCCTCTGAATAGAAAAGAGAAGCGGGATTTGTTGCCTCTCCCTATTTATAACCTTATTTAACCTTTATACAAAAAGCAATCAAAGTAATCACTTA containing:
- the polA gene encoding DNA polymerase I, with the translated sequence MNPDSKLFLLDAYALIYRAYYAFIKNPRINSKGFNTSAVLGFVNTLEEILKKERPTHIGVAFDPAGPTFRHIAYEQYKAQREETPEAIRLSVPIIKEIIRSYRIPILEVSGYEADDVIGTLATEAGKQGITTYMMTPDKDYGQLVTGNVFMYRPKYGDKEFEVMGVEEIKAKFDIQSPAQVIDMLGLMGDSSDNIPGCPGVGEKTAQKLIAEFGSIENLLEHTDQLKGALKTKVETNKEMIIFSKFLATIKTDVPIALNMDSLVREEADEESLRKIFEEMEFRNLIDRVFKKEEPNNTPSGETSSTAKRSKQTEAPGAPVQGDLFGVFTPNDAVDEIKTNLERLDLSIIDYQLIDNQDKRSSIIKKLLTKEILSLDTETTGTDPMEAELVGMSFSYAENQAYYVPVPPDREEALKIVNEFRPVFENEQSLKVGQNIKYDMLILQNYGVEVKGKLFDTMVAHYVLQPELRHGMDYLAEIYLHYQTVHIEELIGAKGKNQKNMRDLSPEEVYLYACEDADVTLKLKNILEKELKANDAEKLFYEIEMPLVPVLVDIESNGVRLDTEALKQSSELFTKRLRTLEQEIYKHADREFNIASPKQVGEVLFDKLKIVEKAKKTKTGQYVTSEEVLESMRHKHEIVEKILAYRGLKKLLGTYVDALPLLINPKTGRVHTSFNQTVTSTGRLSSSNPNLQNIPIRDEDGKEIRKAFIPDDDCLFFSADYSQIELRIMAHLSEDKNMIDAFLSGYDIHAATAAKIYKTDISEVNPDMRRKAKTANFGIIYGISVFGLAERMNVDRKEAKELIEGYFATYPRVRAYMDKSIEVAREKGYVETIFHRKRFLPDINSRNATVRGYAERNAINAPIQGSAADIIKVAMAGIYKRFREENLKAKMILQVHDELNFSVPLAEKEYVQQIVIEEMENAYRMHVPLKADYGWGANWLEAH